A genomic segment from Dechloromonas denitrificans encodes:
- a CDS encoding YhbY family RNA-binding protein — protein MLQLSSDARRELRARAHSLNPVVSIAENGLTEAVLKEIEVCLAAHELIKIRVYGDSRENRLAYYEQICANLGAAPVQHIGKLLIVYRPAPAGTPAVNKPGSTKSRRPASEPRKTKRAFQG, from the coding sequence ATGCTGCAATTATCTTCCGATGCACGCCGCGAATTACGCGCCCGGGCCCACAGCCTCAATCCCGTTGTCTCGATTGCCGAAAATGGCCTGACAGAGGCTGTTCTCAAGGAAATCGAAGTCTGCTTGGCAGCACACGAACTGATCAAAATTCGTGTCTATGGCGACAGCCGAGAAAACCGCCTTGCCTACTACGAGCAAATCTGCGCCAATCTCGGCGCCGCTCCTGTCCAGCACATCGGCAAGCTGCTGATTGTGTACCGCCCCGCCCCGGCAGGCACGCCTGCGGTCAACAAACCCGGCAGCACAAAATCGCGTCGCCCGGCCTCCGAACCGCGCAAGACCAAGCGCGCTTTCCAAGGCTGA
- a CDS encoding DUF4149 domain-containing protein encodes MWSIGYMVAPVLFANLADRQLAGLLAGKMFALIGWLGLGCAAYLLIFLVVRGGVRAFRSAMFWLILVMMLLTAASQFGIQPLMAQLKANAWPREVMETVLRDRFAAWHGISSILYLVQSMLGLWVVVWSGRGLK; translated from the coding sequence ATGTGGTCAATCGGTTATATGGTTGCCCCGGTTCTCTTTGCCAATCTGGCTGATCGCCAACTGGCTGGTTTGCTGGCTGGAAAAATGTTTGCCCTGATTGGCTGGCTGGGTTTGGGCTGTGCCGCTTACCTGCTGATTTTTCTTGTTGTTCGCGGTGGCGTGCGTGCTTTCAGGTCAGCCATGTTCTGGCTGATTCTGGTGATGATGCTGCTAACGGCAGCCAGTCAGTTCGGTATCCAGCCTTTGATGGCGCAACTCAAGGCGAATGCCTGGCCACGCGAAGTGATGGAGACGGTATTGCGTGACCGCTTTGCGGCCTGGCATGGCATTTCCAGCATTCTCTACCTGGTGCAGAGTATGCTGGGCCTGTGGGTCGTTGTCTGGAGTGGGCGAGGGCTGAAGTGA
- the greA gene encoding transcription elongation factor GreA yields MSKVPLTVAGAEKLREELHRLKTIERPSVIAAIAEARSHGDLSENAEYDAAKERQGFVEGRIQEVEGKLSNAQIIDPKVLDADGRCVFGATVDIEDQDSGESVTYQIVGEDEADIKSGKLSVASPMARALIGKYAGDVAQVQAPGGLREYEIIDVRYE; encoded by the coding sequence AAAGCTCAGGGAAGAATTGCATCGTTTGAAAACGATCGAGCGCCCCAGCGTGATTGCCGCCATTGCCGAGGCACGATCGCATGGCGATTTGTCTGAAAATGCCGAATACGATGCCGCCAAGGAACGCCAGGGTTTCGTTGAAGGGCGCATTCAGGAGGTTGAAGGAAAGCTTTCGAATGCACAGATCATTGATCCGAAAGTCCTCGATGCGGATGGTCGCTGCGTTTTTGGGGCGACGGTGGATATTGAAGATCAGGATTCCGGCGAGTCCGTGACCTATCAAATCGTGGGTGAGGATGAGGCGGATATCAAGTCGGGCAAATTGTCGGTTGCATCACCGATGGCCCGTGCCTTGATTGGCAAGTATGCCGGTGACGTTGCGCAAGTGCAGGCGCCGGGCGGTTTGCGCGAATACGAAATTATTGACGTTCGGTACGAATAA